Below is a window of Salvelinus sp. IW2-2015 unplaced genomic scaffold, ASM291031v2 Un_scaffold5330, whole genome shotgun sequence DNA.
GTttcaatccaggctgtatcacatccgggccgtgattgggagtcccatagggctacgcacaattggcccagcgtcgtccgggtttggccggggtaggccatcaagaaaaatttgttcctaactgacttgcctagtttaaaaaaaaggttaaattaaataatttaatcatgtacactaccggtcataAGTTtgggaacacctactcattcaagggtttttatttattgttacttttttctacattatagaataatagtgacgacatccaAACTGGTTCCATggttgaagagagaggaaagtTCCTTTCCCTTCAACTGACAACACAGGCATCTGGTCCAACCACCTACAGCAGCCTAGTTAACCTCTGGGACCTGCACCTTGAACTGGCTCCTGWATAACCAGCAGGGCTGATGAGCCAATAACTCTCCCCGCTAAATACAGTCTTTGTGAGAATAGTTCCCCCTTCTGGTGAATCCCTGCTAAACTAgccaaatataaaaaaatataagttgTATCGACAAGATAACAAAagttatttatttgtaaaaaatgcATTTCAGAAATCACAGAATATACTCAAATATATTCCAGTAGGTATTCACACAATGCCATTAAGTGATTATTATGATATTTTTCCTATGTAGTATGTTTAACATAGTTTTCCGTGTTGCTATAAAAAAAGTTAGACACTCTACAAGGGGAAAATCTAACTATAACRTCACCTTATTGTTATTTAATCAGTTATAGGTCTCTTCTGATCSAGagtttaatttattttacaggGAATCAAACACTAATAAATAAAATCTACACAATTAAACATGTCAGCCTCAGAAACCAGGCACTAATATGTGAACCGCAACATCTGGTAGCTTAGCCATAACACCTGCTGTTATTACATGACCGATACAACAATGTGTTCTGTCTTGATCTCATAGCAACAAATATACACTTGATGCAAATATCATGATACAGTagttctctttaaaaaaaaataatgttgttATACACATGTAATAAACAGACAACGTGACAAATGTCTTGACAGCACGGTAGGAGTTTTGACCTGTAAAAACGTAAATGGTGTGTTTTCTTTCTTCCGTGTCACATCACATCTGCCACCTCCTGAAGCCCATGAACAGGCTGCAGGCGTAGCACAGTGTCACCACAAAGGCAAATATCTAGAGGAGAACCaggacaacaacaaacaaaaaaggttAGGCTAACTCACAGAGAGCCTTGAGCAATGACACCTAATGTACTAGCAGCAGCTATATAATACAACACCAGCAACATCACTGAACCAACTAGTAGTAGAGTCAGGAGAACAGCGGCCAAACATTAACTCATGGAACGCAAAGGCCTACAGCTCAATTTACTGAAAAAACATTGACTTAGATTAGGAGTTTACTACAGAGCTTTTGTGTTTGGTCTCCTCGGTAACGAAGTGTTACGTTCTGAGAACAGCTCTGTGCAGTACAGGAGCTACCAATACAGAAATGGAGGCGGCTGTCGGGACGAAGCACAACATCCGTTCCCTCTCAACAGGAGAACACTGATTCATATAATACGACCTCACCAAGAGGCTCTAACAACATCACTGTGTTATAGTAGTAACACTGGGTTTATAATACTAGAACAATAATAACATGTTATAGTAGTACAGACCTCTGGGTTTATAATACTAGAACAATAATAACATGTTATAGTAGTAACAGACCTCTGGGTTTATAATACTACAACAATAATAACATGTTATAGTAGTAACAGACCTCTGGGTTTATAATACTAGAACAATAATAACATGTTATAGTAGTAACAGACCTCTGGGTTTATAATACTAGAACAATAATAACATGTTATAGTAGTAACAGACCTCTGGGTTTATAATACTAGAACAATAATAACATGTTATAGTAGTACACTGGGTTTATAATACTAGAACAATAATAACATGTTATAGTAGTAACAGACCTCTGGGTTTATAAACTAGAAAAATCGATTCCAATAACTGATCGTTTGCTTGAGTCTGCCTGGAGTGGCAGATGAGGAGGTTGTCATTAGttaccacaaagtcataattatggataAACCACACcgatttctacaatttatcttcttaaaatctgattaaccttaaattaaaataaaaaaatattacaacaattttgactttggtaactagtgacaaccagatgggcagggtttgcagTTCTGGGAACTTTCTATTGGTTTATCAACCCAGGCAAACTCAAACAGGCACCCCAGGTATGAAGAATTTGAATGAAAAGCCTGGTCTGATCAGTGAACCACCATTTGCATTACAGATAGCCTTGACATTGTGTGTTAGTGTACACTGACCGTAGCTGCCACGTTAATACTGTATTGTCTGTTGTCCAGGAAGGTGAGTATATTCCCACTAAGGCTGTTACACATCCTGGCATGGAGCTGTTGTACTACTGATGACCCTCTGGCAGACGTAACAGCAGCCTCCAGCACCAACGCACTGAAGTAGAACAGCAGTGCTGTGAAGTGGTACAGCACATCCTGCAATGAAGATGGAAAGACACGGTTATAATATGGATCGAGAGTAGTCAGATCTCATTGAATGTATTGAGAAAATCACGTGTGGTAGGAGGTTACATGAGAGACCGGCCGCCTCCAAGAGATAGGGTTACAGTAAGAGACCGGCCGCCTCCCAAGAAATAGGGGATTACAGTAAGAGACCGGCCGCCTCCCAGAGAGATAGGAGTTACAGTAAGAGACCGGCCGCCTCCCAGAGAGATAGGGGATTACAGTAAGAGACCGGCCGCCTCCCAGAGAGATAGGGGATTACAGTAAGAGACCGGCGCCTCCCAGAGAGATAGGGGTTACAGTAAGAGACCAGCTGCCTCCCAGAGAGATAGGGGATTACAGTAAGAGACCGGCTGCCTCCAAGAGAGATAGGGGATTACAGTAAGAGACCGGCCGCCTCCCAGAGAGACGGGGTTACAGTAAGAGACCGGCCGCCTCCCAGAGAGATAGGGGATTACAGTAAGAACCGGCCGCCTCCCAGAAGAATAGGGAATTACAGTAAGAGACCGGCTGCCTCCCAGAGAGACGGGTTACAGTAAGAGACCGGCCGCCTCCCAGAGAGATAGGGGATTACAGTAAGAGACCAGCTgccccccaaatggcaccctactactatatagtgcactatctttGACCTACGTTTGACCTGAGCCTTATGAATAAGGGTGCAATTTCGTAGGTAGCCACAGACTCCCTTCTGTTGACCATGGGACTCAGGGCCCACAGACTGGCTATTGTCTGGTGTGAGCTCACTATTCTCTCAGTAGCTGTGTCACAAGCTTTGTTTTCTCATTGTCTATGagatgaacaacacacacacacacgcacacacgcacacaagcacacaccaccacacacacacacaccacacacacacacacacacacacacacaccacacacacacacacacacacacaacacacaacacacacacacaccacacacacacaccacacacaccacacacacacgactacttTAGGAGAAGAACTGGAGCCTGGTGGGTCTGAGGCCTGTCTGTGGATAGgtcccaaatggtactctattccctatatagtgcactactgttgaccgggtcatttgggacgcagcctgtgtcaatactgtactgtagcttgtAGTGTAGGCAGTACCCTTCAAGTCAACCTCTAGTGCAAGTCAGTCATTAGTACTTCATGTTTATTATTAGTTCATGTGTAAGTGTGGCAAAGtcatttggataaaagcgtctgccaaATGTAGAAATATAATTAAGATATGAAAGTGTTAATACATGTGGAAAAAGCATTGAGGATAAATTCGGGCCAGCAGGGCCAGTAGCAGCAGAGCTGGGATCAGGCCAGTAGCAGCAGACCTGGATCAGGGGAGCAGCCGCAGAGCTGGATcagggccagcagcagcagcagagctggATCAggccagtagcagcagcagagcgGGATCAGGGCCAGTAGCAGCAGCCAGAGCTGGATCAGGGCCAGTAGCAGCAGACCTGATgtccagcagcagcagagctggACAGAGGCCAGACAGCAGCAGAGCTGGGATCagggccagcagcagcagagctgggatcagggccagcagcagcagagctggatcaggccagcagcagcagagctgggatcaggccagcagcagcagagctggatcagggccagcagcagcagagctggATCAGGGCCAGCAGCAGCAAGCTGGATcaggccagcagcagcagagctggATCAGGGCCAGCAGCAGCAGACTGGGATCAGGCCAGCAAGCAGCAGCAGAGCTGGGATCAGggccagtagcagcagcagagctgGATCAGGCCAGTAGCACAGACTGGATCagggccagcagcagcagtagagctGGATCAGGCCAGCAGCAGTAGAGCTGGATCAGGGCCAGCAGCAGTAGAGCTGGGATCAGGGCCAGTGTGAGGACTGATTGGCACACAACACTGACTGGTCTGCCCGTCTGCCTGCCTAGGACCGTTGTTTTTCAGTAAATGAAATGACAGACGTTTTACATTATGGCTCACCCAGCACATGCAGTGCGTTCTTGCCGTTATAATGGCACTAGGCTCTGCCCTGTTACATGGCTTTAAGTTTCTCGACAGACTAGTAGAGCAGCTCTCTGTAATGTTTCAGTGTCTCTGGTCAGTTGTGATACCTGCATGTGTAGAGACACCCTCATGACTAAGTTGTGATGAGATCATACTCAGTAGGTGTGGTGCAGAGTGTTTCCACTCCGTgtgtcattacacacacacacacacacacacacctcccccatctctctctctcacacacacacacacacacacacacacacacacacacacaacacacacacacacacaccacacacacacacacacacacaccacacacacacacacacacacacacacaccacacacacacacacacacacacacacacacctgtctgtggaGGACATCCTCTGTACTGTAATTAGGACTATCAAAGAGCAGGATTGATCTACATCTGTAGTGACACTGAATGGAACTATGGAGTCACAGCATTTCAACAGAGTTCAGGGAACTCTATGGAGTCACAGCAGTTCAACAGAGTTCAGGAACTGCTATGGAGTCACAGCATTTCAACAGGAGTTCAGGGGAACTGCTATGGATCACAGCATTTCAACAGGACTTCAGGGAACTGCTATGGAGTCACAGCATTTCAACAGGAGTTCAGGGAACTGCTATGGAGTCACAGCAGTTCAACAGGAGTTCAGGGAACTGCTATGGAGTCACAGCATTTCAACAGGAAGTCGGGGAACTGCTATGGAGTCACAGCATTTCAACAGGAGTTCAGGGGAACTGCTATGGAGTCACAGCATTTCAACAGGAGTTCAGGGAACTGCTATGGAGTCACAGCAGTCAACAGGGAGTTCAGGGGAACTGCTATGGAGTCACAGCATTTCAACAGGAGTTCAGGGGAACTGCTATGGAGTCACAGCGTTTCAACAGGAGTTCAGGAACTGCTATGGAGTCACAGCATTTCAACAGGAGTTCAGGAACTGCTATGGGGTCGGCAGCGTTTGAATGAGGCTCCTGAAGAACATGCTTCCTGATTATTCTAAAGCTATTTGTGTTTGGTTTGCAGGGTGATCTCCAAATCATCGGATTCAAATAGCAAATGTCCAGACTGAAGACTACTATTTGTTTATCATTTAAATTGTGTTTAGTGCCGAGGTGGAAATAAACCCGCACCAACCAGTTGGACAGCCCTGAAGTGATAAACCAAACAGACCAGGAAGACTGGAGTTGGACAGCCCTGAAGTGATAAACCAAACAGACAAGGAAGACTGGAGTTGGACAGCCCTGAAGTGATAAACCAAACAGACCAGGAAGACTGGAGTTGGACAGCCCTGAAGTGATAAACTAAACAGACCAGGAAGACTGCAGTTGGACAGCCCTGAAGTAATAAACCAAACAGACCAGGAAGACAGGAGTTGGACAGCCCTGAAGGGTAAACCAAACAGACCAGGAAGACTGGAGTTGGACAGCCCTGAAGTGATAAACCAAACAGACCAGGAAGACTGGAGTTGACAGCCCTGAAGTGTTAAACCAAACAGACCAGGAAGACTGGAGTTGGACAGCCCTGAAGTGATAAACCAAACAGACCAAGAAGACTGGAGTTGGACAGCCCTGAAGTGGAAACCAACCAGACCAGGAAGACTGGAGTTGGACAGCCCTGAAGTGATCAACCAACCAGACAAGGAAGAATGGAGTTGGACAGCCCTGAAGTGATAAACCAAAACAGACCAGGAAGACTGGAGTTGGACAGCCCTGAAGTGATAAACCAACCAGACCAGGAAGACTGGAGTTGGACAGCCCTGAAGTGATAAACCAACCAGACCAGGAAGACTGGAGTTGGACAGCCCTGAAGTGATTAAACCAACCAGACCAGGAAGACCTCTACCTCTGATAAAGAATGTCATGTGACGTCAGTATACCTGTGTATATCTGACGTAAAGAAGATCTGTACCGCTGCTGGTTTTTCACTGCTCCCAACCTGTTTACCAAGaatgattgttttctgtgacctGTTCCTCGGGTAAGCCTGGTCACTACACTCACCATCAGGTTCCAGTCAGTGTTGATCCTGTCAGCCAGgcccaggaggaagaggaggaggtacacGCTGGAGCAGAAGAACGTGCTGACAGAGACAAACATCACCCAGCCCTGTAGCAGGGGCACGGGCACGTTGGAGGACGCCACCAGGATCCATACTAACCCTCCAAATATCTGGAAGGACAGAATACAGAAGATTTGTTCGACAATTCATCGTACGTGAGACTGATTGATATTTGTGACATAATAAATGCTTTAAGGATATCAGGACTGTTTGACCAGACTGTGAGATCTGATCATTACATGAATGTCTGTTTATTTCAACTGCATCCTAGGCCTGACACAGGGTACGATTTCCATTTGTGAAAAGGACAGGATGTTATAAACTGAACACAGATTATTTATAGGCCTAAAAGGAGCAGGATGTTATAAACTGAACACAGATTATTTATAGGCCTAAAATGAGCAGGATGTTATAAACTGAACACAGATTATTTATAGGCCTWGTAGCACACTGCTATACTATTAGCTGGAGAACAGTTGTATCTATTTTGTCGTTCACTTCACAATGacacaatgtacagtatgctCAGTATCACCACTACACTATCAGATTGTACAATAGGGAGTTGCCTATATGCCGTTAGTAAAACAGTAATGACTGAACTCCCAGTACTATGACGCTACCTGCCTGGCTCCTCTGATAGTGTTATACATAACTATCTGTGCGATGATAAAACGATGAAAAAGCTCATCCTAAAGCTCAAATGAACAAAATGAACTAAGCAGAATTAATAGAGACTATCGATTAGRCTGCAGTTTCCCCAATTAGGCCTACTTCAAACAAGGGTGTACCCAGAATCTATCTGACCACCGGTGATGTATTTGCTTACAAAACTCGTAGTCAGAAATAGAGATGCGACACTCACAATTTCCAAGCAGATCAGAGCACCGGAGTACGTCCTCAATATTTGTAGTCCCAATGGCAAAGATATCGTCGGCGCTGGGAATGCTGTCACCGCAGGATTCGTCGCTGGCTCCGACATCCTTTCCGTCTTGTATCTCGACAAAGGACACCAACTCAAGCAAATTCTTCTACAGTCATGTGTCCCTAACTGGTCTAACAGGTGCACGGCTCCTCCCTTCACTTTATCCAACTCTACCCTGCCCGCAGAGTGGAGGCAGACGCAGTTACCGCAATACCTCACCTCGATCTCTCTGTCGCGACTCGCTAAAGATGAATCTGCTACGAATTGAACGTGCCTGAGTAAATGAGAGATGGGCCCTACTATAGAATCCCTTTCGAGAAAAAAATACGATACAAACAGGCAGACTAGATGCAGTGATGCCGATTAATTTCCACAGATGTTGATAGGCCACTCTGAAGTCAATATTAGTCTACCTGCAGGGGGAGAAAATTCCAAGGTGAGAGGAATCTGAGAAAGGGAAAGCGGAGCTGTGATTTATCTGCAAGCGGAAACAGCTTCATGGTTTAGGTAAATAATTGCACAACTTAAGTTGTTTACTCAATAACCATGACCCACAGAGAAACGTCACCAAATAGCACCTCAcaccctacgtagtgcactacgtttaaggtgccatttggggcgtaCCATTAGCCTACACCTGCAAGCCTCTGAATGTAATAGAGCAGGCCTCGTGTCTGTCACTTATCTATATtgtcagagagagtgagaacagtATTATGAGAGAGGGATTGTTATTTTATATAGGGGCAGTAACAGGCTAGAAAAGCTCCACCTGGTTAATGTTTTACCTGGAATATGTGGATAAACTCAGCTCCTGTTGACATAACCCCAAGCTGCGCATGCTGTTAACAATGTTAGAGTCCGTCCAATTAAGGACTCatccatttcacttgctgtaCTCTATTCCTAAAGTTACTATTTCACTGGCTGTACTCTATTCCTAAAGTTACTATTTCACTGGCTGTACTCTATTCCTAAAGTTACTATTTCCTGTCAGTTAGGACGGTAGAGCATCCTACTGTAGAGAGAGATTGACTCCCTTCCTGGGTCAGTTAGGAGGTAGAGCATCTAACTTttgtagagagagattgaatCCCCTTCCTGTGCCAGTTAGGCAGGTAGAGCCAGCATCTACTGTAGAGAGAGGTTGATCACCTATCCTGCCAGTTAGGAAAGGTAGAGCACTCATCTACTGTAGAGAGAGGTTGAATCACCTTCCTGTCCGTTAGGAGGTAGAGCCAGCATCTACTGTAGACGAGAGGTTTGAATCACCGTTCCTGTCAGTTAGGAGGTAGAGCAGCATCTACTGTAGGAGAGACGGTTGATTCACCTTCCTGTCAGTTAGAGGTAGAGCAACATCTACTGTAGAAGAGGTTATTCCCCTTCCTGTCAGTTAGGCGGTGAGCAGcatct
It encodes the following:
- the mal2 gene encoding protein MAL2; the protein is MSEPATNPAVTAFPAPTISLPLGLQILRTYSGALICLEIIFGGLVWILVASSNVPVPLLQGWVMFVSVSTFFCSSVYLLLFLLGLADRINTDWNLMDVLYHFTALLFYFSALVLEAAVTSARGSSVVQQLHARMCNSLSGNILTFLDNRQYSINVAATIFAFVVTLCYACSLFMGFRRWQM